From Paenibacillus graminis:
CAATGCCCACAAAACTTTTAGGAGGGATTCCCATGATTATTCCGGTAAAGAAACGAATTCAGATTTTCGATACGACGCTGCGTGACGGTGAGCAGGCTCCCGGAGCAAGTCTCACTCCGGAACAAAAAATCATACTGGCCTATAAGCTGGCTGAGCTGGGCGTGGATGTGCTGGAGCCGGGGTTCCCGGTATCCAGCCCCGGGGATTTTGCCGCCGTGGAGACGATCTCCCGGAAGGTGCAGGGTGTGGAAATCTGCGGCTTTGCCCGTGCGGTCAGAGGGGATATTGATGCTGCGGTGCGGGCGACCCGGGATGCGGAGCGGCGGCGGCTTCATCTGTTCATCTCCTCCTCGGATATTCACCTGCGCCATCAGCTGCGCATGAGCCGGGCCGAGGTTGTAGCCGCCGCCCGGGAGATGATGGCGTATGCCCGCCAATTCTGCGAGGTGGTGGAGTTCACCGCCATGGATGCCGCACGGACGGGCATCGATGATCTGATTGAAATGGTGGAGGCCGTCATTGAGGAAGGTGCGACGATTATTAACTTGCCCGATACGGTAGGCTACGCGCTGCCGCAGGAATATGGCGAGATGTTCCGCCGGGTCCGGCTGGGAGCCAGAGGCGGTGATACCGTGAGCTATAGCGCTCACTGCCACAACGACCTGGGGCTGGCCGTGGCCAACAGCCTGGCCGCGATTGAAGGAGGGGCTACCCAGATCGAGGTGACCGTTAACGGCGTAGGTGAGCGCACCGGAAACTGTGCGCTGGAAGAGCTGGTCATGGCGCTGGAGACGCGGGGGGATGTGCTTGGTGCGGAAACCGGAATTGTGCTGGATAAGCTGTATGACACTTCGCGGATCATCAGCGGGGCCATGCATTTTCCCATTGCCTACAACAAGCCGGTTGTCGGCAGAAACGCCTTCCAGCATGAATCGGGAATTCACCAGGACGGGTTGCTGAAGGACCGCAGCACCTATGAAATTATGGACCCGGAGCGGCTGGGCATCCCGCGCAGCATGATTATTCTGGGCAAGCATTCCGGCCGGCATGCACTGAAGGACCGGGCGGCGAAGTATGGCATTGCGCTCAGTTCCGGGGAGCTGGACGCATTGTATGAATCCTTCAAGGAGACGGCTGACCGCCAGAAGGCAGTCAGTGACGATGAGCTGCTGCGGATGGTAAGCACCACTACCGGTCAGGAAGCCCAGGTCTATGAGCTGGGCGAGGTCCAGGTACTGGCCGGCAGCGCGCAGCGCCGGGTGGCCGCCGTTACGGTCCGCCATTTAAGAAGCGGCGAAGAAACCTCGCATACCAGCACCGGCGACGGTCCGCTGGAAGCGATTATTGCGGCAATCGGGCAAGGGATTGCGGAGGAGATTGATTTTGCCGGACTGGAGCTGCACTCACTGGGAAGCGGAGAGAACGCGCAGGCAGAGGCCGCAGTCATGGTGGAGTGGGAGGGCAATAAATTCAGAGGGACGGCCATCCACCAGGACATTGTAATGGCCGCGGGGATTGCTTTTATCGCCGCCTGCAATTCAGCTCTGCTCTCAGCCTCTTCGGCATCACAGCCATTGCCGGCTGTATAGCACGAAGCGCTTCAACCATCGTCAAGCTGCAATATCGTAAATTTGCAAGGCCGTCCCAAAATATCCACAGACCTGTTTTTACCACGCATAGTGTGGGGAAACAGGTCTTATTTTGTGGAAAAACGAAGAATAAAAGAGCAGAAGCATCTTTTGTCAAGCTGTGGACAACGTTATCCACATATTCTGCCCGAGTTGTGTAAAAATCGTGTAAAATCAGCAATAACGGCATTTTTTTAAATCCCGGAAATGGCTGTTTACTAAGAGCCGTTTTCTTGTGAGAATTGTGGATAATGTGGATAGTTCGGTGGATAAAAAGTCCTTGACAAGGAAAAAGGCGATTTTACGCGTAAAAAAAGGCCACATGGGCCTTTTTATGCTGTGAGTTATACACTAAAACTGTGGATGGGGCTGTGGATAACTATTTATGAACAAACGGGGAATTCTTAAAAAATAATTATTTAACGGATTTACATTATTCGTCAGCAAGGTTTTCCCATTCGCTAAATAAATTTCCAAGCTGTTCTTTTTTGAGCTTCAAGTCACTTTCATGCTCTTGAAGTGCCACATAATCCTGAAAAACCTCGGGCCTAGTCATTTCATTCTCAATTCGGGCGATGTCATCCTCCAGCGCTGCGATATTCTCTTCGATTTCGGAGATCCGCCGCTGGCGGTTGCGCTCCTCCCGTTTGGCCTGCTTCTCGGCTTCATAGGAGAGGGCCGTGCCTTTTTCTGCCGCCGGTACTTCAGCTTCGGCATTTTTGGAGGCTTTGGCAGAGGCGAGTTCAGCTTCCTCCAGGGCAATCGCTTCAAGCTCCTGCTTTTTTTCGATATAATCATCATAATTGCCCAGGTATTGATCAATCCCGCCCGGATGAAGCTCCAGTACTCGTTCAGCCATTTTGTTCAGGAAATAACGGTCATGGGAAATGAAGAGCAGGGTGCCTTCAAAATCAATCAGCGCTGATTCCAGCACCTCGCGGCTCATGAGATCCAGGTGGTTGGTTGGCTCATCGAGAATGAGCATGTTGGCGCCCCGAAGCATGAGCTTGGACAGCGCGACCCGGGCTTTCTCACCGCCGCTGAGCGCAGCAACCTTCTTCAGGACATCCTCCCCGCTGAACAGGAAGTTGCCCAGGATCGTCCGGATCCGCGCTTCCTCCAGCATCGGATATTCGCTCCACAGCTCCTCCAGCACCGTATTGCGCGGATTAAGCCGGGTCTGTTCCTGATCGTAGTAGGCGATCTTCACTTTGGTTCCCCAGTTCACGGTGCCTGTGGAAGGCTCCCGCGTACCCGTCAGACACTGCAGCAGCGTGGACTTGCCGATTCCGTTCGGGCCAATCAGGGCTGCCGTCTCACCCCGCCGCAGTTCAAAAGAGGCGTTCCGGAAGAGCGGCTCCGCTTTTTCGCTGAAAGCTACCGTGACATCCCGCACCTGCAGGACCTCTTTGCCGGACATGAAGTCCGGCTCGAAGGAGAAGCTGGCTTTTTTCAAATCACCCAGCGGCTTGTCGATACGTTCCATCTTGTCCAGCGCCTTGCGCCGGCTCTGTGCCCGTTTGGTGGTAGAGGCACGCACGATATTGCGCTGCACGAAATCCTCCATCCGCGAAATCTCGTCCTGCTGCTTCTCATACTGCTTCAGGCGGATCTCATATTCTGCGGCCTTCAGATCCACATAACGGCTGTAGTTGCCTGTGTACTTACGGGACTGATGGCGTTCGATTTCAACGATTGTAGTCACCAGACGGTCGAGGAAATAACGGTCATGGGAGACAACCAGAATGCCTCCGGCATAGCTGCGCAGATAATCCTCCAGCCAGGTCAGTGTTTCGATGTCCAAGTGGTTGGTCGGCTCATCCAGCATCAGCAGATCCGGGGCCTGCAGCAGAATACGGGCTAGAGCCAGGCGGGTTTTCTGGCCGCCGCTCAGCGTGGCAATCGGCGTCTCCGGCGGAAACTCACCGAAGCCCATACCGTGCAGAACGCTGCGTATCCGTGTATTCATCTCATAGCCGCCATGATCCTTGAACCAATCCGAACGTCTGGCGTAGCGTTCCAGCAGATCCTCATAACGCTTCGGATCATCCGCCAGGCTGGGATCGGCAATGTCTGCCTCCA
This genomic window contains:
- the abc-f gene encoding ribosomal protection-like ABC-F family protein, whose translation is MLLQATGITKSYGIQSVLDGISLQVNEKERVGLVGVNGAGKSTFLQILAGEMSFDSGQIHKSKETTIGYLAQNSGLQSDKTIQEEMLAVFSPLIEAEAELRQLEADIADPSLADDPKRYEDLLERYARRSDWFKDHGGYEMNTRIRSVLHGMGFGEFPPETPIATLSGGQKTRLALARILLQAPDLLMLDEPTNHLDIETLTWLEDYLRSYAGGILVVSHDRYFLDRLVTTIVEIERHQSRKYTGNYSRYVDLKAAEYEIRLKQYEKQQDEISRMEDFVQRNIVRASTTKRAQSRRKALDKMERIDKPLGDLKKASFSFEPDFMSGKEVLQVRDVTVAFSEKAEPLFRNASFELRRGETAALIGPNGIGKSTLLQCLTGTREPSTGTVNWGTKVKIAYYDQEQTRLNPRNTVLEELWSEYPMLEEARIRTILGNFLFSGEDVLKKVAALSGGEKARVALSKLMLRGANMLILDEPTNHLDLMSREVLESALIDFEGTLLFISHDRYFLNKMAERVLELHPGGIDQYLGNYDDYIEKKQELEAIALEEAELASAKASKNAEAEVPAAEKGTALSYEAEKQAKREERNRQRRISEIEENIAALEDDIARIENEMTRPEVFQDYVALQEHESDLKLKKEQLGNLFSEWENLADE
- a CDS encoding 2-isopropylmalate synthase; the protein is MIIPVKKRIQIFDTTLRDGEQAPGASLTPEQKIILAYKLAELGVDVLEPGFPVSSPGDFAAVETISRKVQGVEICGFARAVRGDIDAAVRATRDAERRRLHLFISSSDIHLRHQLRMSRAEVVAAAREMMAYARQFCEVVEFTAMDAARTGIDDLIEMVEAVIEEGATIINLPDTVGYALPQEYGEMFRRVRLGARGGDTVSYSAHCHNDLGLAVANSLAAIEGGATQIEVTVNGVGERTGNCALEELVMALETRGDVLGAETGIVLDKLYDTSRIISGAMHFPIAYNKPVVGRNAFQHESGIHQDGLLKDRSTYEIMDPERLGIPRSMIILGKHSGRHALKDRAAKYGIALSSGELDALYESFKETADRQKAVSDDELLRMVSTTTGQEAQVYELGEVQVLAGSAQRRVAAVTVRHLRSGEETSHTSTGDGPLEAIIAAIGQGIAEEIDFAGLELHSLGSGENAQAEAAVMVEWEGNKFRGTAIHQDIVMAAGIAFIAACNSALLSASSASQPLPAV